One Pyxicephalus adspersus chromosome 3, UCB_Pads_2.0, whole genome shotgun sequence genomic window carries:
- the TMEM220 gene encoding transmembrane protein 220 isoform X3, with translation MEGTVKGPCWGPLGSMLGTDQQMALWRVCNLLMSAFFSLAAFVQVIYVIPASLILLLSIKPDITGHVIWKTLSDLHSVLCLLGASRLFVSLLLDGKKNILHEEEGRELSGLAIIVLWLLLCRNSGRKSIGGPRLLIAVSVSVLPFIIWLYIFINKEMRTSWPQHCKTVI, from the exons ATGGAGGGCACTGTGAAGGGGCCATGCTGGGGGCCCCTGGGCTCCATGTTGGGTACTGACCAGCAGATGGCGCTCTGGAGGGTTTGCAATCTGCTGATGTCAGCGTTCTTCTCTCTGGCCGCCTTTGTACAG GTGATCTATGTAATACCGGCCAGCCTCATCCTTCTGCTCAGCATAAAACCGGACATAACGG GTCATGTGATCTGGAAGACGTTATCCGACCTCCATTCCGTGTTGTGTCTGCTTGGAGCTTCCCGTCTGTTTGTTTCTTTACTTCTGGACggcaagaaaaatatattacacgaGGAGGAGGGCAG GGAGCTCTCAGGATTGGCGATTATCGTGTTGTGGCTGCTCCTGTGCCGGAATTCTGGGAG GAAGTCCATAGGTGGCCCCAGGCTGCTGATTGCCGTCTCCGTCTCGGTCCTCCCCTTTATAATCTGGCTTTATATCTTCATCAACAAGGAGATGAGGACGTCATGGCCGCAGCACTGCAAAACCGTCATCTGA
- the ADPRM gene encoding manganese-dependent ADP-ribose/CDP-alcohol diphosphatase, with product MTSAGVLVGLLRCELHRIFATSVFRRAEMSGLPEEKSLDECQEPLFTFGVIADIQYADKDDGYNYVKTRIRYYRSSLSLLQDAAQDWASEPAQPAFILQLGDIIDGFNAPLKTSETSLAKVLAEFEKLKIPVHHIWGNHEFYNFSRKNLMESQLNSAHLGEAEVTPAEGASDPESFYAYHFSPFPKFRLLLIDSYDLSVIGRDPTSHKYGKSLKVLKQKNKNADLNSPAGLEDPRFVSFNGGVSNDQLNWINSVLQTADKNEETVMVAGHLPIYPPSTDPICLTWNFLEVLALLQSHPSVVAYFSGHDHDGGYSQDTCGIHHITFNGLIETPPSSQAFATMEIYEDRMELQGRGLIPNRTLIYRTRQYTNM from the exons ATGACGTCAGCCGGCGTGCTGGTAGGATTGTTGCGCTGTGAGCTGCACCGAATATTCGCTACTTCCGTGTTCAGAA GGGCAGAAATGTCGGGATTACCAGAAGAGAAGTCATTGGATGAATGTCAGGAGCCGCTATTCACCTTTGGGGTGATTGCAGACATTCAGTACGCAGACAAGGATGATGGGTATAATTATGTGAAGACGAGGATCAGGTATTACCGGAGCAGTTTGTCTTTATTGCAAGATGCAGCACAGGATTGGGCCTCCGAACCGGCCCAGCCGGCCTTCATCCTGCAGCTCGGTGACATCATCGACGGCTTCAACGCTCCCCTGAAAACCTCAGAGACGTCGCTGGCAAAAGTCCTGGCCGAGTTTGAAAAGCTAAAAATCCCCGTCCACCATATTTGGGGCAACCACGAATTCTACAATTTCAGCCGCAAGAATCTGATGGAATCCCAACTGAACAGTGCGCACCTGGGGGAGGCGGAGGTGACGCCTGCGGAGGGCGCCAGTGACCCCGAATCCTTCTATGCTTATCATTTCAGCCCTTTCCCTAAATTTCGCCTCCTTCTCATTGACTCGTATGACCTCAGCGTCATCGGAAGAGATCCAACCAGTCACAAGTATGGGAAGTCCCTCAAAGTCCTGAAGCAGaagaataaaaatgcagatcTGAACAGTCCAGCAG GTCTGGAGGATCCGCGCTTTGTGAGTTTCAATGGTGGAGTCAGCAACGATCAGTTAAACTGGATTAATAGCGTCCtccaaactgcagataaaaatgaagaaacagtAATGGTGGCAG gTCACCTCCCGATCTACCCACCGTCCACGGACCCCATATGTCTCACGTGGAACTTCTTGGAGGTCCTGGCATTGTTACAGTCCCATCCCTCTGTGGTGGCCTATTTTTCTGGACACGACCATGACGGGGGTTACTCCCAAGACACGTGTGGAATTCACCACATAACCTTCAACGGCCTTATCGAGACCCCTCCGAGCAGCCAGGCCTTTGCCACCATGG
- the TMEM220 gene encoding transmembrane protein 220 isoform X2 — protein MEGTVKGPCWGPLGSMLGTDQQMALWRVCNLLMSAFFSLAAFVQINDPDAGVWIVIYVIPASLILLLSIKPDITGHVIWKTLSDLHSVLCLLGASRLFVSLLLDGKKNILHEEEGRELSGLAIIVLWLLLCRNSGRKSIGGPRLLIAVSVSVLPFIIWLYIFINKEMRTSWPQHCKTVI, from the exons ATGGAGGGCACTGTGAAGGGGCCATGCTGGGGGCCCCTGGGCTCCATGTTGGGTACTGACCAGCAGATGGCGCTCTGGAGGGTTTGCAATCTGCTGATGTCAGCGTTCTTCTCTCTGGCCGCCTTTGTACAG ATCAATGATCCCGATGCCGGCGTGTGGATT GTGATCTATGTAATACCGGCCAGCCTCATCCTTCTGCTCAGCATAAAACCGGACATAACGG GTCATGTGATCTGGAAGACGTTATCCGACCTCCATTCCGTGTTGTGTCTGCTTGGAGCTTCCCGTCTGTTTGTTTCTTTACTTCTGGACggcaagaaaaatatattacacgaGGAGGAGGGCAG GGAGCTCTCAGGATTGGCGATTATCGTGTTGTGGCTGCTCCTGTGCCGGAATTCTGGGAG GAAGTCCATAGGTGGCCCCAGGCTGCTGATTGCCGTCTCCGTCTCGGTCCTCCCCTTTATAATCTGGCTTTATATCTTCATCAACAAGGAGATGAGGACGTCATGGCCGCAGCACTGCAAAACCGTCATCTGA
- the LOC140325350 gene encoding E3 ubiquitin/ISG15 ligase TRIM25-like, with amino-acid sequence MNSCADSVRCGHSSCQVCKLDEEEMISGQLDWSVVIEDKTPHKGAQEETGIFCSYCIHSSVPAVKSCLHCQASLCDDHMKVHHKSAEHVLTSPTTSMEDRKCPIHRKILEYYCHNDNVCICVYCLAEEHRFHQLETMDKASVDKRKKLKDLLVTLTLESDDTEKLLQRVIRNMMEIPKNISDMKEKVSNLFQDIRRQLEDLEKNVLHEICRQESEIIEAGNVQMQQLQIKKTQLARKMIHLEELCNESDPLALLQCGDLYGESEDHKKDGLKKADKTIDQKEELNEFLIALTLHNGLNNIVTEIRKEFYIPEAKGLLLDLNTAANNVLVSSDLKLASWSVLGQRRKETAKRFQQYQVLSTQRFSAGRHYWEVETSQSEYWMMGVTYPSTDPKSSESWVGNNSKSWSFCRWFNEYSIRHDNKDISTLPDLSCNRLGVYLDYEAGQVSFYELGDPIRHIYTFTATFTEPLYAAFYVEDNGWLRIRS; translated from the coding sequence ATGAATAGCTGTGCAGACTCTGTGAGATGTGGGCACAGCTCCTGCCAGGTCTGTAAATTGGATGAGGAGGAAATGATATCTGGACAGCTGGATTGGTCAGTGGTGATTGAGGATAAAACCCCCCATAAGGGAGCCCAGGAGGAGACGGGGATCTTCTGTTCCTATTGTATTCACTCCTCTGTGCCGGCTGTCAAGTCCTGTCTGCACTGCCAAGCTTCTCTATGTGATGACCACATGAAGGTTCACCACAAATCGGCAGAACATGTCCTCACCTCACCCACCACCTCCATGGAGGACAGGAAGTGCCCCATTCACAGGAAGATCCTGGAATATTATTGCCATAATGACAACGTCTGTATCTGCGTCTACTGCCTGGCCGAGGAGCACAGATTCCATCAGCTGGAAACCATGGACAAAGCCAGCGTGGACAAAAGGAAAAAACTCAAAGACCTCCTGGTGACCTTGACCTTAGAAAGCGATGATACAGAGAAACTACTCCAGAGAGTTATTAGAAATATGATGGAGATTCCCAAAAACATATCCGATATGAAAGAAAAAGTCAGCAATTTATTCCAAGACATCAGGAGACAGCTGGAGGATCTGGAGAAGAACGTTTTACATGAGATCTGCAGGCAGGAATCGGAGATCATCGAGGCGGGAAATGTTCAGATGCAGCAACTGCAAATAAAGAAAACCCAACTGGCCAGGAAAATGATTCACCTGGAGGAGCTGTGCAATGAGAGCGACCCGCTGGCCCTCCTACAATGTGGTGACCTTTATGGTGAATCTGAGGATCATAAGAAAGATGGCCTAAAGAAGGCAGATAAAACGATCGATCAAAAGGAGGAACTGAATGAGTTTCTGATCGCTCTGACTTTACACAATGGCTTAAATAATATTGTGACCGAgatcaggaaagaattttatATCCCTGAAGCTAAAGGTCTTCTGCTGGATCTGAATACGGCTGCCAATAATGTATTGGTGTCCAGCGATCTCAAATTGGCTTCTTGGTCAGTCCTAGGCCAACGGCGTAAAGAGACGGCGAAGAGATTTCAGCAGtatcaagtattgagcacacaaaGATTTTCAGCTGGGCGGCATTATTGGGAAGTGGAGaccagccaatcagaatattGGATGATGGGAGTGACCTATCCCAGTACAGACCCCAAAAGCTCGGAATCTTGGGTTGGGAATAATTCCAAATCCTGGAGCTTCTGCAGGTGGTTCAATGAATATTCCATCAGACACGATAATAAGGATATCAGTACACTTCCCGATCTGTCCTGCAATAGGTTGGGGGTCTATCTGGATTATGAAGCCGGCCAGGTGTCCTTTTATGAACTGGGTGACCCCATCAGACACATCTACACCTTCACTGCCACATTTACAGAGCCCTTGTATGCTGCATTCTATGTGGAGGACAATGGGTGGCTTAGAATACGGAGCTAA
- the LOC140325456 gene encoding manganese-dependent ADP-ribose/CDP-alcohol diphosphatase-like — MEEPVQESGDCLQEAPPNFSFGVIADVQYSDKPNGLSSWKIMRYFQQSLLHLQQAIQEWNGEEPPPRFVLQLGDIIDSCNRNVGKSQEALETVLRDIDQSNVPFHHVWGNHELYNFKRDFLRQTKLNTSSMEDGRRDGPKESNDESGPLLDYYAYHFSPHGKFRVVMVDTYDLGVLGRKVDSKELQESLDFLERAEEENPNGSSNHLVTFNGGLGPKQLSWLDEVLTYSDQHHERVIIVGHTPIHPKAKRTPCLAWNYQDILRVIHSHQCVVCYFAGHDHSGGYHQDSQGIHHVTMEGVIESPPDTNAFGTVDVFEDRMVLRGRGRVKSRILLYREIHPASSCCCLTFEKKKNL, encoded by the exons ATGGAAGAACCTGTTCAGGAAAGTGGGGATTGCCTCCAGGAAGCgccaccaaatttttcttttggGGTGATTGCAGATGTCCAATACAGCGATAAACCCAACGGGCTGAGCTCCTGGAAGATCATGAGATACTTCCAGCAGAGTCTGCTCCACCTACAACAGGCCATCCAGGAATGGAATGGGGAAGAGCCTCCTCCTAGATTCGTATTGCAGCTGGGGGACATCATCGATAGCTGTAACCGCAATGTGGGCAAGTCGCAGGAGGCCCTGGAAACGGTCCTGAGGGACATCGACCAATCCAATGTTCCTTTCCATCATGTCTGGGGGAACCATGAACTCTACAACTTCAAACGGGATTTCCTGAGACAGACCAAGCTGAACACATCATCGATGGAGGATGGACGGCGAGATGGTCCCAAAGAAAGCAATGATGAAAGTGGCCCCCTCCTGGACTACTATGCCTATCACTTTAGTCCTCATGGCAAATTCCGTGTCGTTATGGTGGACACCTATGATCTGGGTGTTTTGGGCAGGAAGGTGGACAGCAAGGAACTCCAGGAATCCTTAGACTTCCTGGAAAGAGCCGAAGAAGAAAATCCAAACG GCTCCAGTAACCATCTTGTAACATTTAATGGGGGACTCGGCCCCAAGCAACTCTCATGGCTGGATGAAGTCCTCACATACAGCGACCAACACCACGAGAGGGTCATCATTGTCG GTCACACCCCGATCCACCCTAAGGCCAAACGCACTCCGTGCCTGGCATGGAACTACCAAGACATCCTCCGAGTCATTCACTCTCACCAATGTGTGGTGTGTTACTTCGCCGGACACGACCACAGCGGGGGGTATCACCAGGATTCACAAGGCATACACCATGTCACCATGGAGGGCGTTATAGAGTCCCCCCCTGACACTAACGCCTTTGGGACGGTGGATGTTTTTGAAGACCGGATGGTTCTTCGGGGAAGAGGAAGAGTGAAGAGCAGAATTCTCCTCTATCGGGAGATCCACCCGGCCTCATCCTGCTGCTGCCTCACATTTGAGAAGAAGAAGAATTTGTAA
- the TMEM220 gene encoding transmembrane protein 220 isoform X1, translated as MEGTVKGPCWGPLGSMLGTDQQMALWRVCNLLMSAFFSLAAFVQLLLTADTMSIPSQINDPDAGVWIVIYVIPASLILLLSIKPDITGHVIWKTLSDLHSVLCLLGASRLFVSLLLDGKKNILHEEEGRELSGLAIIVLWLLLCRNSGRKSIGGPRLLIAVSVSVLPFIIWLYIFINKEMRTSWPQHCKTVI; from the exons ATGGAGGGCACTGTGAAGGGGCCATGCTGGGGGCCCCTGGGCTCCATGTTGGGTACTGACCAGCAGATGGCGCTCTGGAGGGTTTGCAATCTGCTGATGTCAGCGTTCTTCTCTCTGGCCGCCTTTGTACAG CTTCTCCTAACAGCCGACACCATGTCTATTCCTTCACAGATCAATGATCCCGATGCCGGCGTGTGGATT GTGATCTATGTAATACCGGCCAGCCTCATCCTTCTGCTCAGCATAAAACCGGACATAACGG GTCATGTGATCTGGAAGACGTTATCCGACCTCCATTCCGTGTTGTGTCTGCTTGGAGCTTCCCGTCTGTTTGTTTCTTTACTTCTGGACggcaagaaaaatatattacacgaGGAGGAGGGCAG GGAGCTCTCAGGATTGGCGATTATCGTGTTGTGGCTGCTCCTGTGCCGGAATTCTGGGAG GAAGTCCATAGGTGGCCCCAGGCTGCTGATTGCCGTCTCCGTCTCGGTCCTCCCCTTTATAATCTGGCTTTATATCTTCATCAACAAGGAGATGAGGACGTCATGGCCGCAGCACTGCAAAACCGTCATCTGA